A region from the Lemur catta isolate mLemCat1 chromosome 7, mLemCat1.pri, whole genome shotgun sequence genome encodes:
- the PITPNM1 gene encoding membrane-associated phosphatidylinositol transfer protein 1 isoform X2, which produces MLIKEYHILLPMSLDEYQVAQLYMIQKKSREESSGEGSGVEILANRPYTDGPGGSGQYTHKVYHVGSHIPGWFRALLPKAALQVEEESWNAYPYTRTRYTCPFVEKFSIEIETYYLPDGGQQPNVFNLSGAERRQRILDTIDIVRDAVAPGEYKAEEDPRLYRSVKTGRGPLADDWVRTAAQTGPLMCAYKLCKVEFRYWGMQAKIEQFIHDVGLRRVMLRAHRQAWCWQDEWTELSMADIRALEEETARMLAQRMAKCNMGSEGPEAQPPGKPNTEARSGASNAVTHDGPEAPPGPDASPDASFGKQWSSSSRSSYSSQHGGGVSPQSLSEWRMQNIARDSENSSEEEFFDAHEGFSDSDEVFPKEMTKWNSNDFIDAFASPTEAEGAPDPGTEAAKGIEDRARAPRDSEGPDGTGELGAEACAVHALFLILHSGNILDSGPGDANSKQADVQTLSSAFEAVTRIHFPEALGHVALRLVPCPPICAAAYALVSNLSPYSHDGDSLSRSQDHIPLAALPLLATSSSRYQGAVATVIARTNQAYSAFLRSPEGTGFCGQVVLIGDGVGGILGFDALCHSANVSTGSRGSSRRGSMNNELLSPEVGSVRDPLAEGVEGLGRASPEPSALPAQRTPSDVASAEPEGSQNSLQAALPMASSGEPRRASTASCTPAASSEAPDGPTSAARLDFKVSGFFLFGSPLGLVLALRKTVMPALEVAQMRPACEQIYNLFHAADPCASRLEPLLAPKFQAIAPLAVPRYQKFPLGDGSSLLLVLERWWGTKRIDYSLYCPEALTAFPTVTLPHLFHASYWESADVVAFILRQVIEKERPHLAECEEPSIYSPAFPREKWQRKRTQVKIRNVTSNHRASDTVVCEGRPQVLSGRFMYGPLDVVTLTGEKVDVYIMTQPLSGKWIHFGTEVTNSSGRLTFPVPPERVLGIGVYPVRMVVRGDHTYAECCLTVVARGTEAVVFSIDGSFTASVSIMGSDPKVRAGAVDVVRHWQDAGYLIVYVTGRPDMQKHRVVAWLSQHNFPHGVVSFCDGLTHDPLRQKAMFLQSLVQEVELNIVAGYGSPKDVAVYAALGLSPSQTYIVGRAVRKLQAQCQFLSDGYVAHLGQLEAGSHAHAPSGPPRAALAKSSYGVAAPVDFLRKQSQLLRSRGPSQVEHEGPGTPPTTLARGKARSISLKLDSEE; this is translated from the exons ATGCTCATCAAGGAGTACCACATTCTGCTGCCCATGAGCCTGGACGAGTACCAGGTGGCCCAACTGTACATGATCCAG AAAAAGAGCCGGGAGGAGTCTAGCGGTGAGGGCAGCGGCGTGGAGATCCTGGCCAACCGGCCCTACACGGATGGGCCTGGAGGCAGCGGGCAGTACACACACAAGGTGTACCACGTGGGCTCCCACATCCCAGGCTGGTTCCGGGCACTGCTGCCCAAGGCTGCCCTGCAGGTAGAGGAGGAATCCTGGAATGCTTACCCCTACACCCGAACCCG GTATACCTGCCCCTTTGTGGAGAAATTCTCCATTGAAATAGAGACTTATTACCTGCCTGATGGGGGCCAGCAGCCGAATGTCTTCAACCTGAGTGGGGCTGAGAGGAGACAGCGCATCCTGG ACACCATCGACATCGTGCGGGATGCAGTGGCCCCAGGCGAATACAAAGCAGAAGAGGACCCCCGGCTGTACCGCTCGGTCAAGACAGGCCGAGGGCCACTGGCTGACGACTGGGTGCGGACAGCAGCCCAGACAGGGCCCCTCATGTGTGCTTATAAGCTGTGCAAGGTGGAGTTCCGCTACTGGGGCATGCAGGCCAAGATTGAGCAGTTCATCCACGATGTTG GTCTACGTCGGGTGATGCTGCGGGCCCACCGCCAGGCCTGGTGCTGGCAGGATGAGTGGACAGAGCTGAGCATGGCCGACATCCGGGCACTGGAGGAGGAGACCGCCCGCATGCTGGCCCAGCGCATGGCTAAGTGCAACATGGGCAGTGAGGGGCCCGAGGCCCAGCCCCCCGGGAAACCAAACACCGAGGCCCGGTCAGGGGCCAGCAATGCTGTCACCCATGATGGGCCTGAGGCTCCCCCCGGCCCCGATGCCTCCCCCGATGCCAGCTTTGGGAAGCAGTGGTCCTCGTCCTCGCGTTCCTCCTACTCGTCCCAACATGGAG GGGGCGTGTCTCCCCAGAGCTTGTCCGAGTGGCGCATGCAGAACATCGCCCGAGACTCCGAGAACAGCTCCGAGGAGGAGTTCTTTGATGCCCACG AAGGCTTCTCCGACAGTGATGAGGTCTTCCCCAAGGAGATGACCAAGTGGAACTCCAATGACTTCATTGATGCCTTTGCCTCCCCAACAGAGGCTGAGGGGGCACCAG ACCCTGGAACTGAGGCTGCTAAAGGCATCGAGGACAGGGCCCGAGCACCCAGGGACTCAGAG GGCCCAGACGGAACTGGGGAGCTGGGAGCTGAGGCATGCGCAGTCCACGCCCTCTTCCTCATCCTGCACAGCGGCAACATCCTGGACTCGGGACCTGGAGACGCCAACTCCAAGCAGGCGGATGTGCAGACGCTGAGCTCGGCCTTTGAGGCTGTCACCCGCATCCACTTCCCTGAGGCCCTGGGCCACGTGGCATTGCGACTGGTGCCCTGCCCGCCCATCTGCGCTGCTGCCTATGCCCTTGTCTCCAA CCTGAGCCCCTACAGCCATGATGGCGACAGCCTATCCCGTTCCCAAGACCATATTCCACTGGCCGCCCTGCCACTGCTGGCCACCTCATCGTCCCGCTACCAGGGTGCCGTGGCCACTGTCATTGCCCGCACCAACCAGGCCTACTCCGCCTTCCTGCGCTCACCAGAGGGCACCGGCTTCTGCGGGCAG GTCGTGCTGATTGGAGATGGTGTTGGTGGCATCCTGGGCTTTGACGCGCTCTGCCACAGCGCCAACGTGAGCACCGGGAGTCGGGGCAGCAGCCGCCGGGGGAGCATG AACAATGAGCTGCTCTCCCCAGAGGTCGGCTCAGTACGGGACCCCCTGGCAGAGGGGGTGGAAGGGCTGGGTCGGGCCAGCCCAGAAccctcagccctgcctgcccagcgcacccccagtgACGTGGCCAGTGCTGAGCCTGAGGGCTCTCAGAACAG cctccaggcagccctcccaATGGCCTCCTCTGGGGAGCCCCGGCGGGCAAGCACAGCCTCCTGCACGCCTGCTGCCAGTTCCGAGGCTCCCGACGGCCCCACTAGCGCTGCCCGCCTCGACTTCAAGGTCTCTGGCTTCTTCCTCTTCGGCTCCCCACTGGGCCTGGTGCTGGCTCTGCGCAAAACCGTGATGCCCGCCTTGGAGG TGGCCCAGATGCGGCCAGCCTGTGAGCAGATCTACAATCTCTTCCATGCGGCGGATCCCTGTGCCTCGCGCCTCGAGCCCCTGCTGGCCCCAAAGTTCCAGGCCATCGCTCCACTGGCTGTGCCCCGCTACCAGAAGTTCCCCCTGGGAGACGGCTCATCCCTGCTGCTGG TCCTGGAGCGATGGTGGGGGACCAAGCGGATCGACTACTCGCTGTACTGCCCCGAGGCGCTCACCGCCTTTCCCACCGTCACGTTGCCCCACCTCTTCCACGCCAGCTACTGGGAGTCCGCAGATGTGGTTGCCTTCATCCTGCGCCAG GTGATCGAGAAGGAGCGGCCACACCTGGCAGAGTGCGAGGAGCCGTCCATCTATagccctgccttccccagggAGAAGTGGCAGCGCAAACGCACCCAGGTCAAGATCCGG AATGTCACTTCCAACCACCGGGCCAGCGACACGGTGGTGTGCGAGGGCCGCCCCCAGGTGCTGAGCGGTCGCTTCATGTACGGGCCCTTGGACGTGGTCACACTCACGGGAGAGAAG GTGGACGTCTATATCATGACACAGCCGCTGTCGGGCAAATGGATCCACTTTGGCACCGAGGTCACCAACAGCTCGGGCCGCCTCACCTTCCCAGTGCCCCCAGAGCGTGTGCTGGGCATCGGCGTGTACCCGGTGCGCATGGTGGTCAG GGGTGACCACACATACGCTGAGTGCTGCCTGACGGTGGTGGCCCGCGGCACGGAGGCCGTGGTCTTCAGCATCGACGGCTCCTTCACCGCCAGCGTCTCCATCATGGGCAGCGACCCCAAGGTGCGCGCTGGCGCTGTGGACGTAGTCAG GCACTGGCAGGACGCCGGTTACCTGATTGTGTATGTAACCGGCCGGCCCGATATGCAGAAGCACCGCGTGGTGGCCTGGCTATCACAGCACAACTTCCCCCATGGGGTCGTCTCCTTCTGCGACGGCCTCACCCACGACCCTCTGCGCCAGAAAGCAATGTTCCTGCAGAGCCTGGTGCAGGAG GTAGAACTGAACATCGTGGCCGGCTATGGATCCCCCAAAGATGTGGCTGTGTATGCAGCGCTGGGCCTGTCCCCCAGCCAGACCTACATCGTGGGCCGCGCTGTACGGAAGCTGCAGGCGCAGTGCCAG tTCCTGTCAGACGGCTACGTGGCCCATCTGGGCCAGCTGGAGGCGGGCTCCCACGCTCACGCCCCCTCGGGCCCCCCGAGGGCTGCCTTGGCCAAGAGCAGCTACGGCGTGGCGGCCCCTGTGGACTTCCTCCGCAAACAGAGCCAGCTGCTGCGCTCCAGGGGCCCCAGCCAGGTGGAGCACGAGGGCCCGGGAACACCACCCACCACCCTGGCACGGGGCAAGGCCCGAAGCATCAGCCTCAAGTTGGACAGTGAAGAGTGA
- the PITPNM1 gene encoding membrane-associated phosphatidylinositol transfer protein 1 isoform X1 produces MLIKEYHILLPMSLDEYQVAQLYMIQKKSREESSGEGSGVEILANRPYTDGPGGSGQYTHKVYHVGSHIPGWFRALLPKAALQVEEESWNAYPYTRTRYTCPFVEKFSIEIETYYLPDGGQQPNVFNLSGAERRQRILDTIDIVRDAVAPGEYKAEEDPRLYRSVKTGRGPLADDWVRTAAQTGPLMCAYKLCKVEFRYWGMQAKIEQFIHDVGLRRVMLRAHRQAWCWQDEWTELSMADIRALEEETARMLAQRMAKCNMGSEGPEAQPPGKPNTEARSGASNAVTHDGPEAPPGPDASPDASFGKQWSSSSRSSYSSQHGGGVSPQSLSEWRMQNIARDSENSSEEEFFDAHEGFSDSDEVFPKEMTKWNSNDFIDAFASPTEAEGAPDPGTEAAKGIEDRARAPRDSEGPDGTGELGAEACAVHALFLILHSGNILDSGPGDANSKQADVQTLSSAFEAVTRIHFPEALGHVALRLVPCPPICAAAYALVSNLSPYSHDGDSLSRSQDHIPLAALPLLATSSSRYQGAVATVIARTNQAYSAFLRSPEGTGFCGQVVLIGDGVGGILGFDALCHSANVSTGSRGSSRRGSMNNELLSPEVGSVRDPLAEGVEGLGRASPEPSALPAQRTPSDVASAEPEGSQNSLQAALPMASSGEPRRASTASCTPAASSEAPDGPTSAARLDFKVSGFFLFGSPLGLVLALRKTVMPALEVAQMRPACEQIYNLFHAADPCASRLEPLLAPKFQAIAPLAVPRYQKFPLGDGSSLLLADTLQAHSGLFLEELEMVPSTPTSASGAFWKGSELGTEPPAQPAAPSTTSEVVKILERWWGTKRIDYSLYCPEALTAFPTVTLPHLFHASYWESADVVAFILRQVIEKERPHLAECEEPSIYSPAFPREKWQRKRTQVKIRNVTSNHRASDTVVCEGRPQVLSGRFMYGPLDVVTLTGEKVDVYIMTQPLSGKWIHFGTEVTNSSGRLTFPVPPERVLGIGVYPVRMVVRGDHTYAECCLTVVARGTEAVVFSIDGSFTASVSIMGSDPKVRAGAVDVVRHWQDAGYLIVYVTGRPDMQKHRVVAWLSQHNFPHGVVSFCDGLTHDPLRQKAMFLQSLVQEVELNIVAGYGSPKDVAVYAALGLSPSQTYIVGRAVRKLQAQCQFLSDGYVAHLGQLEAGSHAHAPSGPPRAALAKSSYGVAAPVDFLRKQSQLLRSRGPSQVEHEGPGTPPTTLARGKARSISLKLDSEE; encoded by the exons ATGCTCATCAAGGAGTACCACATTCTGCTGCCCATGAGCCTGGACGAGTACCAGGTGGCCCAACTGTACATGATCCAG AAAAAGAGCCGGGAGGAGTCTAGCGGTGAGGGCAGCGGCGTGGAGATCCTGGCCAACCGGCCCTACACGGATGGGCCTGGAGGCAGCGGGCAGTACACACACAAGGTGTACCACGTGGGCTCCCACATCCCAGGCTGGTTCCGGGCACTGCTGCCCAAGGCTGCCCTGCAGGTAGAGGAGGAATCCTGGAATGCTTACCCCTACACCCGAACCCG GTATACCTGCCCCTTTGTGGAGAAATTCTCCATTGAAATAGAGACTTATTACCTGCCTGATGGGGGCCAGCAGCCGAATGTCTTCAACCTGAGTGGGGCTGAGAGGAGACAGCGCATCCTGG ACACCATCGACATCGTGCGGGATGCAGTGGCCCCAGGCGAATACAAAGCAGAAGAGGACCCCCGGCTGTACCGCTCGGTCAAGACAGGCCGAGGGCCACTGGCTGACGACTGGGTGCGGACAGCAGCCCAGACAGGGCCCCTCATGTGTGCTTATAAGCTGTGCAAGGTGGAGTTCCGCTACTGGGGCATGCAGGCCAAGATTGAGCAGTTCATCCACGATGTTG GTCTACGTCGGGTGATGCTGCGGGCCCACCGCCAGGCCTGGTGCTGGCAGGATGAGTGGACAGAGCTGAGCATGGCCGACATCCGGGCACTGGAGGAGGAGACCGCCCGCATGCTGGCCCAGCGCATGGCTAAGTGCAACATGGGCAGTGAGGGGCCCGAGGCCCAGCCCCCCGGGAAACCAAACACCGAGGCCCGGTCAGGGGCCAGCAATGCTGTCACCCATGATGGGCCTGAGGCTCCCCCCGGCCCCGATGCCTCCCCCGATGCCAGCTTTGGGAAGCAGTGGTCCTCGTCCTCGCGTTCCTCCTACTCGTCCCAACATGGAG GGGGCGTGTCTCCCCAGAGCTTGTCCGAGTGGCGCATGCAGAACATCGCCCGAGACTCCGAGAACAGCTCCGAGGAGGAGTTCTTTGATGCCCACG AAGGCTTCTCCGACAGTGATGAGGTCTTCCCCAAGGAGATGACCAAGTGGAACTCCAATGACTTCATTGATGCCTTTGCCTCCCCAACAGAGGCTGAGGGGGCACCAG ACCCTGGAACTGAGGCTGCTAAAGGCATCGAGGACAGGGCCCGAGCACCCAGGGACTCAGAG GGCCCAGACGGAACTGGGGAGCTGGGAGCTGAGGCATGCGCAGTCCACGCCCTCTTCCTCATCCTGCACAGCGGCAACATCCTGGACTCGGGACCTGGAGACGCCAACTCCAAGCAGGCGGATGTGCAGACGCTGAGCTCGGCCTTTGAGGCTGTCACCCGCATCCACTTCCCTGAGGCCCTGGGCCACGTGGCATTGCGACTGGTGCCCTGCCCGCCCATCTGCGCTGCTGCCTATGCCCTTGTCTCCAA CCTGAGCCCCTACAGCCATGATGGCGACAGCCTATCCCGTTCCCAAGACCATATTCCACTGGCCGCCCTGCCACTGCTGGCCACCTCATCGTCCCGCTACCAGGGTGCCGTGGCCACTGTCATTGCCCGCACCAACCAGGCCTACTCCGCCTTCCTGCGCTCACCAGAGGGCACCGGCTTCTGCGGGCAG GTCGTGCTGATTGGAGATGGTGTTGGTGGCATCCTGGGCTTTGACGCGCTCTGCCACAGCGCCAACGTGAGCACCGGGAGTCGGGGCAGCAGCCGCCGGGGGAGCATG AACAATGAGCTGCTCTCCCCAGAGGTCGGCTCAGTACGGGACCCCCTGGCAGAGGGGGTGGAAGGGCTGGGTCGGGCCAGCCCAGAAccctcagccctgcctgcccagcgcacccccagtgACGTGGCCAGTGCTGAGCCTGAGGGCTCTCAGAACAG cctccaggcagccctcccaATGGCCTCCTCTGGGGAGCCCCGGCGGGCAAGCACAGCCTCCTGCACGCCTGCTGCCAGTTCCGAGGCTCCCGACGGCCCCACTAGCGCTGCCCGCCTCGACTTCAAGGTCTCTGGCTTCTTCCTCTTCGGCTCCCCACTGGGCCTGGTGCTGGCTCTGCGCAAAACCGTGATGCCCGCCTTGGAGG TGGCCCAGATGCGGCCAGCCTGTGAGCAGATCTACAATCTCTTCCATGCGGCGGATCCCTGTGCCTCGCGCCTCGAGCCCCTGCTGGCCCCAAAGTTCCAGGCCATCGCTCCACTGGCTGTGCCCCGCTACCAGAAGTTCCCCCTGGGAGACGGCTCATCCCTGCTGCTGG ccgaCACTCTGCAGGCCCACTCAGGCCTCTTTCTGGAGGAGCTGGAGATGGTGCCCTCAACGCCCACCTCAGCCAGTGGTGCCTTCTGGAAGGGCAGTGAGTTAGGCactgagcccccagcccagccagccgCCCCCAGCACCACCAGTGAGGTGGTGAAGA TCCTGGAGCGATGGTGGGGGACCAAGCGGATCGACTACTCGCTGTACTGCCCCGAGGCGCTCACCGCCTTTCCCACCGTCACGTTGCCCCACCTCTTCCACGCCAGCTACTGGGAGTCCGCAGATGTGGTTGCCTTCATCCTGCGCCAG GTGATCGAGAAGGAGCGGCCACACCTGGCAGAGTGCGAGGAGCCGTCCATCTATagccctgccttccccagggAGAAGTGGCAGCGCAAACGCACCCAGGTCAAGATCCGG AATGTCACTTCCAACCACCGGGCCAGCGACACGGTGGTGTGCGAGGGCCGCCCCCAGGTGCTGAGCGGTCGCTTCATGTACGGGCCCTTGGACGTGGTCACACTCACGGGAGAGAAG GTGGACGTCTATATCATGACACAGCCGCTGTCGGGCAAATGGATCCACTTTGGCACCGAGGTCACCAACAGCTCGGGCCGCCTCACCTTCCCAGTGCCCCCAGAGCGTGTGCTGGGCATCGGCGTGTACCCGGTGCGCATGGTGGTCAG GGGTGACCACACATACGCTGAGTGCTGCCTGACGGTGGTGGCCCGCGGCACGGAGGCCGTGGTCTTCAGCATCGACGGCTCCTTCACCGCCAGCGTCTCCATCATGGGCAGCGACCCCAAGGTGCGCGCTGGCGCTGTGGACGTAGTCAG GCACTGGCAGGACGCCGGTTACCTGATTGTGTATGTAACCGGCCGGCCCGATATGCAGAAGCACCGCGTGGTGGCCTGGCTATCACAGCACAACTTCCCCCATGGGGTCGTCTCCTTCTGCGACGGCCTCACCCACGACCCTCTGCGCCAGAAAGCAATGTTCCTGCAGAGCCTGGTGCAGGAG GTAGAACTGAACATCGTGGCCGGCTATGGATCCCCCAAAGATGTGGCTGTGTATGCAGCGCTGGGCCTGTCCCCCAGCCAGACCTACATCGTGGGCCGCGCTGTACGGAAGCTGCAGGCGCAGTGCCAG tTCCTGTCAGACGGCTACGTGGCCCATCTGGGCCAGCTGGAGGCGGGCTCCCACGCTCACGCCCCCTCGGGCCCCCCGAGGGCTGCCTTGGCCAAGAGCAGCTACGGCGTGGCGGCCCCTGTGGACTTCCTCCGCAAACAGAGCCAGCTGCTGCGCTCCAGGGGCCCCAGCCAGGTGGAGCACGAGGGCCCGGGAACACCACCCACCACCCTGGCACGGGGCAAGGCCCGAAGCATCAGCCTCAAGTTGGACAGTGAAGAGTGA
- the PITPNM1 gene encoding membrane-associated phosphatidylinositol transfer protein 1 isoform X5 — protein MLIKEYHILLPMSLDEYQVAQLYMIQKKSREESSGEGSGVEILANRPYTDGPGGSGQYTHKVYHVGSHIPGWFRALLPKAALQVEEESWNAYPYTRTRYTCPFVEKFSIEIETYYLPDGGQQPNVFNLSGAERRQRILDTIDIVRDAVAPGEYKAEEDPRLYRSVKTGRGPLADDWVRTAAQTGPLMCAYKLCKVEFRYWGMQAKIEQFIHDVGLRRVMLRAHRQAWCWQDEWTELSMADIRALEEETARMLAQRMAKCNMGSEGPEAQPPGKPNTEARSGASNAVTHDGPEAPPGPDASPDASFGKQWSSSSRSSYSSQHGGGVSPQSLSEWRMQNIARDSENSSEEEFFDAHEGFSDSDEVFPKEMTKWNSNDFIDAFASPTEAEGAPDPGTEAAKGIEDRARAPRDSEGPDGTGELGAEACAVHALFLILHSGNILDSGPGDANSKQADVQTLSSAFEAVTRIHFPEALGHVALRLVPCPPICAAAYALVSNLSPYSHDGDSLSRSQDHIPLAALPLLATSSSRYQGAVATVIARTNQAYSAFLRSPEGTGFCGQVVLIGDGVGGILGFDALCHSANVSTGSRGSSRRGSMNNELLSPEVGSVRDPLAEGVEGLGRASPEPSALPAQRTPSDVASAEPEGSQNSLQAALPMASSGEPRRASTASCTPAASSEAPDGPTSAARLDFKVSGFFLFGSPLGLVLALRKTVMPALEVAQMRPACEQIYNLFHAADPCASRLEPLLAPKFQAIAPLAVPRYQKFPLGDGSSLLLADTLQAHSGLFLEELEMVPSTPTSASGAFWKGSELGTEPPAQPAAPSTTSEVVKILERWWGTKRIDYSLYCPEALTAFPTVTLPHLFHASYWESADVVAFILRQVIEKERPHLAECEEPSIYSPAFPREKWQRKRTQVKIRNVTSNHRASDTVVCEGRPQVLSGRFMYGPLDVVTLTGEKVDVYIMTQPLSGKWIHFGTEVTNSSGRLTFPVPPERVLGIGVYPVRMVVRGDHTYAECCLTVVARGTEAVVFSIDGSFTASVSIMGSDPKVRAGAVDVVRHWQDAGYLIVYVTGRPDMQKHRVVAWLSQHNFPHGVVSFCDGLTHDPLRQKAMFLQSLVQEN, from the exons ATGCTCATCAAGGAGTACCACATTCTGCTGCCCATGAGCCTGGACGAGTACCAGGTGGCCCAACTGTACATGATCCAG AAAAAGAGCCGGGAGGAGTCTAGCGGTGAGGGCAGCGGCGTGGAGATCCTGGCCAACCGGCCCTACACGGATGGGCCTGGAGGCAGCGGGCAGTACACACACAAGGTGTACCACGTGGGCTCCCACATCCCAGGCTGGTTCCGGGCACTGCTGCCCAAGGCTGCCCTGCAGGTAGAGGAGGAATCCTGGAATGCTTACCCCTACACCCGAACCCG GTATACCTGCCCCTTTGTGGAGAAATTCTCCATTGAAATAGAGACTTATTACCTGCCTGATGGGGGCCAGCAGCCGAATGTCTTCAACCTGAGTGGGGCTGAGAGGAGACAGCGCATCCTGG ACACCATCGACATCGTGCGGGATGCAGTGGCCCCAGGCGAATACAAAGCAGAAGAGGACCCCCGGCTGTACCGCTCGGTCAAGACAGGCCGAGGGCCACTGGCTGACGACTGGGTGCGGACAGCAGCCCAGACAGGGCCCCTCATGTGTGCTTATAAGCTGTGCAAGGTGGAGTTCCGCTACTGGGGCATGCAGGCCAAGATTGAGCAGTTCATCCACGATGTTG GTCTACGTCGGGTGATGCTGCGGGCCCACCGCCAGGCCTGGTGCTGGCAGGATGAGTGGACAGAGCTGAGCATGGCCGACATCCGGGCACTGGAGGAGGAGACCGCCCGCATGCTGGCCCAGCGCATGGCTAAGTGCAACATGGGCAGTGAGGGGCCCGAGGCCCAGCCCCCCGGGAAACCAAACACCGAGGCCCGGTCAGGGGCCAGCAATGCTGTCACCCATGATGGGCCTGAGGCTCCCCCCGGCCCCGATGCCTCCCCCGATGCCAGCTTTGGGAAGCAGTGGTCCTCGTCCTCGCGTTCCTCCTACTCGTCCCAACATGGAG GGGGCGTGTCTCCCCAGAGCTTGTCCGAGTGGCGCATGCAGAACATCGCCCGAGACTCCGAGAACAGCTCCGAGGAGGAGTTCTTTGATGCCCACG AAGGCTTCTCCGACAGTGATGAGGTCTTCCCCAAGGAGATGACCAAGTGGAACTCCAATGACTTCATTGATGCCTTTGCCTCCCCAACAGAGGCTGAGGGGGCACCAG ACCCTGGAACTGAGGCTGCTAAAGGCATCGAGGACAGGGCCCGAGCACCCAGGGACTCAGAG GGCCCAGACGGAACTGGGGAGCTGGGAGCTGAGGCATGCGCAGTCCACGCCCTCTTCCTCATCCTGCACAGCGGCAACATCCTGGACTCGGGACCTGGAGACGCCAACTCCAAGCAGGCGGATGTGCAGACGCTGAGCTCGGCCTTTGAGGCTGTCACCCGCATCCACTTCCCTGAGGCCCTGGGCCACGTGGCATTGCGACTGGTGCCCTGCCCGCCCATCTGCGCTGCTGCCTATGCCCTTGTCTCCAA CCTGAGCCCCTACAGCCATGATGGCGACAGCCTATCCCGTTCCCAAGACCATATTCCACTGGCCGCCCTGCCACTGCTGGCCACCTCATCGTCCCGCTACCAGGGTGCCGTGGCCACTGTCATTGCCCGCACCAACCAGGCCTACTCCGCCTTCCTGCGCTCACCAGAGGGCACCGGCTTCTGCGGGCAG GTCGTGCTGATTGGAGATGGTGTTGGTGGCATCCTGGGCTTTGACGCGCTCTGCCACAGCGCCAACGTGAGCACCGGGAGTCGGGGCAGCAGCCGCCGGGGGAGCATG AACAATGAGCTGCTCTCCCCAGAGGTCGGCTCAGTACGGGACCCCCTGGCAGAGGGGGTGGAAGGGCTGGGTCGGGCCAGCCCAGAAccctcagccctgcctgcccagcgcacccccagtgACGTGGCCAGTGCTGAGCCTGAGGGCTCTCAGAACAG cctccaggcagccctcccaATGGCCTCCTCTGGGGAGCCCCGGCGGGCAAGCACAGCCTCCTGCACGCCTGCTGCCAGTTCCGAGGCTCCCGACGGCCCCACTAGCGCTGCCCGCCTCGACTTCAAGGTCTCTGGCTTCTTCCTCTTCGGCTCCCCACTGGGCCTGGTGCTGGCTCTGCGCAAAACCGTGATGCCCGCCTTGGAGG TGGCCCAGATGCGGCCAGCCTGTGAGCAGATCTACAATCTCTTCCATGCGGCGGATCCCTGTGCCTCGCGCCTCGAGCCCCTGCTGGCCCCAAAGTTCCAGGCCATCGCTCCACTGGCTGTGCCCCGCTACCAGAAGTTCCCCCTGGGAGACGGCTCATCCCTGCTGCTGG ccgaCACTCTGCAGGCCCACTCAGGCCTCTTTCTGGAGGAGCTGGAGATGGTGCCCTCAACGCCCACCTCAGCCAGTGGTGCCTTCTGGAAGGGCAGTGAGTTAGGCactgagcccccagcccagccagccgCCCCCAGCACCACCAGTGAGGTGGTGAAGA TCCTGGAGCGATGGTGGGGGACCAAGCGGATCGACTACTCGCTGTACTGCCCCGAGGCGCTCACCGCCTTTCCCACCGTCACGTTGCCCCACCTCTTCCACGCCAGCTACTGGGAGTCCGCAGATGTGGTTGCCTTCATCCTGCGCCAG GTGATCGAGAAGGAGCGGCCACACCTGGCAGAGTGCGAGGAGCCGTCCATCTATagccctgccttccccagggAGAAGTGGCAGCGCAAACGCACCCAGGTCAAGATCCGG AATGTCACTTCCAACCACCGGGCCAGCGACACGGTGGTGTGCGAGGGCCGCCCCCAGGTGCTGAGCGGTCGCTTCATGTACGGGCCCTTGGACGTGGTCACACTCACGGGAGAGAAG GTGGACGTCTATATCATGACACAGCCGCTGTCGGGCAAATGGATCCACTTTGGCACCGAGGTCACCAACAGCTCGGGCCGCCTCACCTTCCCAGTGCCCCCAGAGCGTGTGCTGGGCATCGGCGTGTACCCGGTGCGCATGGTGGTCAG GGGTGACCACACATACGCTGAGTGCTGCCTGACGGTGGTGGCCCGCGGCACGGAGGCCGTGGTCTTCAGCATCGACGGCTCCTTCACCGCCAGCGTCTCCATCATGGGCAGCGACCCCAAGGTGCGCGCTGGCGCTGTGGACGTAGTCAG GCACTGGCAGGACGCCGGTTACCTGATTGTGTATGTAACCGGCCGGCCCGATATGCAGAAGCACCGCGTGGTGGCCTGGCTATCACAGCACAACTTCCCCCATGGGGTCGTCTCCTTCTGCGACGGCCTCACCCACGACCCTCTGCGCCAGAAAGCAATGTTCCTGCAGAGCCTGGTGCAGGAG AACTGA